In the Pseudonocardia sediminis genome, GCAACTCCCCGGCACGTGATCGGGTTCCCGATCGTTCCGGCGATCACAGTCGGTACGTCCGATTTTCGGATAACGATCGCTCTTGTCATAGCGATCGCTCGCGGAGCACACTCGGGCCGTGCCCCGGATGACCCGCGCCGAGTCGAAGGCCCGGACGCGTACCGCGCTGCTCGACGCGGCGGAGCGGATCGTCGCGCGCAAGGGCTACGCCGGCGCCGGGGTCGACGAGATCGCCGCCGAGGCGGGCTACTCGGTCGGCGCGCTCTACTCGAACTTCCGTAACAAGGAGGAGCTGCTGGTCGCCCTCGTCGCGGACCGGGCGAACGACCACGTCACCGACACGGCCGAGGTGCTCGCCGACGGCGCGGACGCCGACCGGATGCCGGCACTGAACCGCCGGCTCGCCCGCGTGGCCGACTCCGAGGACCTGACCCTGCTGCAGTCGGAGCTGTGGGCCTACGCCGTGCGCAATCCCGACGTCCGCGACCGGATCGCCGCGCAGCTGCGCGGCCCGCACGACGCCGTGTCCGCCCTGCTCGGCGAGCAGCGCGCCCGCGACGACGAGCGCTGGGCGGCGGGCGACGACGAGATCGCCACCGTGGTGCTCGCCCTGTTCGGCGGTCTGGTGCGCCAGCGCCGCCTCGACCCCGCCAGCGTCCCCGACGACCTGTACGGACGCGCCCTGACCTGGCTGTTCGACGGCCTCTCCCGATCCGAGGAGCCCCTGTGACCACCACCGACGCACCCGATCTCGCCACGCTGTTCTCCCCCGAGCACCGCGCCGACCCCTACCCCGCCTACCGCCGGTGGCGGGAGAACACCCCGATCGCCGAGCTCGCGCCCGGGTTCCTCGTGCTCAGCTCGCACGAGGCCTGCTCGGAGGTGCTGCGCAACCCGGCGTTCGGCCACGCCGAGCCCGGGGACGACGTCCCGGGCCCGCTGGGCGGCGGCCGTCCCCGCGGGGGCGACACCTCGCTGCTCGACGACCAGGGCCGTCCCGTCATCTCGTTCCTGGGCCTGAACCCGCCGGACCACACCCGGCTGCGACGGCTGGTGTCCAAGGCGTTCACCGCGCGCACCGTCGCCGGGCTGGTCCCGCGCGTGGAGGAGATCACCGCCGAGCTGCTCGACGCCGCGCTCGACGCCGGCGAGGTCGACCTGCTCGGCGCCCTGGCCGAGCCGCTGCCGGTGCGGGTGATCAGCGAGATGCTCGGCGTTCCGGCGTCCGACCACGCCCGCTTCGCCGCCTGGTCGCACGCCATGGCCCGCGGCACCGACCCGGCGTTCCTGCTCTCCGACGAGACCCTGGCCGCCGTCTCGACCGCCCGCGAGGAGTACAGCGAGTACTTCCGCGATCTCGCCGCCCGGCGCCGCGCGGATCCCGGGGACGACCTGCTCTCCGCCCTGGTCGGGGTCTCCGACGCCGGGGACACGCTCACCGAGAACGAGCTGCTGGTGACCTGCATCCTGTTGCTCACCGCGGGCCACGAGACGACGGTCAACCTGATCGGCAACGGCACCCTGGCCCTGCTGCGCAACCCGGAGCAGCTCGCGGCTCTGCGCGACGACGCGGACGTCGCCGAGCCGGCCGTGGAGGAGCTGCTGCGTTACGACTCCCCGGTCCAGCTCACCGTCCGCCAGGCGCTGGAGGACACCACGATCGGCGACGTCCCCGCCGCACGCGGCACGGTCGCCCTGCTCCTGGTGGGGGCGGCGAACCGGGACCCGTCCGCGCACGAGGACCCGGACCGCCTCGATGTGACCCGCCCGCCGTCGCGTCACCTGGCGTTCGGCCAGGGCATCCACTTCTGCCTGGGCGCCGCTGGCCCGGGCCGAGGGCCGCACCGCCCTGCGCGAGCTGGCCCGCCGGGCACCCGACCTGCGCGCCGCCGGTGACCCGGTGTGGAAGGAGAACATCACCCTCCGAGGCCTGGCGAGCCTGCCGGTCGCCCTGCGCTGACGGGGACGGCCGGGCCCGCGGCGGCACGGCGCAGGGCCCGGTAGAGGACCGGGACCTCGCCGAGCCTCCTCCGCAGGGCACGTTCCAGCCCGGCGATCGGGTAGAGGTTCTGCGGGGCGCGGGAG is a window encoding:
- a CDS encoding TetR/AcrR family transcriptional regulator; translated protein: MTRAESKARTRTALLDAAERIVARKGYAGAGVDEIAAEAGYSVGALYSNFRNKEELLVALVADRANDHVTDTAEVLADGADADRMPALNRRLARVADSEDLTLLQSELWAYAVRNPDVRDRIAAQLRGPHDAVSALLGEQRARDDERWAAGDDEIATVVLALFGGLVRQRRLDPASVPDDLYGRALTWLFDGLSRSEEPL
- a CDS encoding cytochrome P450 — protein: MTTTDAPDLATLFSPEHRADPYPAYRRWRENTPIAELAPGFLVLSSHEACSEVLRNPAFGHAEPGDDVPGPLGGGRPRGGDTSLLDDQGRPVISFLGLNPPDHTRLRRLVSKAFTARTVAGLVPRVEEITAELLDAALDAGEVDLLGALAEPLPVRVISEMLGVPASDHARFAAWSHAMARGTDPAFLLSDETLAAVSTAREEYSEYFRDLAARRRADPGDDLLSALVGVSDAGDTLTENELLVTCILLLTAGHETTVNLIGNGTLALLRNPEQLAALRDDADVAEPAVEELLRYDSPVQLTVRQALEDTTIGDVPAARGTVALLLVGAANRDPSAHEDPDRLDVTRPPSRHLAFGQGIHFCLGAAGPGRGPHRPARAGPPGTRPARRR